The Maylandia zebra isolate NMK-2024a linkage group LG4, Mzebra_GT3a, whole genome shotgun sequence genome includes a window with the following:
- the LOC101466926 gene encoding phosphoinositide 3-kinase regulatory subunit 5: MQTLDQSSCTEDRIQHVLERCLSHLGVDTPDTQLWKAGLCINRWSLEELVKRDPHNFLILLQQILRKTKEVLEQCQYELVVPLSLLFSSTLLRAPYLPANSGVLQDANLLFHGFLSWPEPCSSAAKRLLNVIQQELRAPGISFQRLVRTEQGISHEIHGSKTITVLLVSPDDDVPTEVQSVSEQLSASQHCSRDVTITLILHSFQAALGTKHDLQELHKALQSKQPEELDQILQSLTESMEMAASAADLGSAREGILQRMERLKESLAIPARADEGTDMGAVDIFTLPFPKCHKCHWENDNFDVLKHILGAQNDMDSSDCFLKTGLDDDDNNDTSFDEEDEPEGNKDHPEFQSHRISTASSSSRDSGYSLSSSWSVPSGSSGVESGEETTQEDIEERPDRQPKPRKKPKKKSRSLLGFSLLFKPSRSPRVCRRVQSMAYHKDFERTQSHLKPSKVHPLHESPAPLDPLSPQKHLCVRRRPILSCNEEDLVEAPTLVKVVVFGGDREAGRLARAYSDLHQKESKCPQLTKVCKLQFYFVPTKRQSGSPGGGHTPTEERIVGLTKTTTSVDSNGLAVDDWTTDIAHMLGIMDPWYERNVLSLLSLSSDVLSQAASKDDSVSHSNSGTEQLPLLADLVLYYCRHADQPVLVQLYQVELTLVGGERRREVFIQSLELGHTAGTRAVKAMGAASKRFGIDEEREAVPLTLSLAYNKVAISGRSQWINKEIMCTSINLHKQWRTPQQLDSAESLQLTMTEVLKRQCSKSKKGYKQHISVSEVKVDKMQVNGRDPGTTFAVCLDQDEKKFIQSVTRCEVSLCCKPGSGLDWRTYQPLLGQVQPLHPSYCSMLCLPITSFSSSYP; the protein is encoded by the exons ATGCAGACGCTGGATCAGAGCTCATGCACCGAGGATCGAATCCAGCATGTCCTCGAGCGCTGCCTCAGTCACCTGGGTGTCGACACTCCTGACACACAGCTCTGGAAAG CCGGACTGTGCATCAATCGCTGGTCTTTGGAGGAACTTGTGAAGAGAGATCCCCACAACTTCCTCATCCTTCTACAGCAAATACTGAGGAAAACAAAGGAG GTGCTGGAGCAGTGTCAGTATGAGCTGGTGGTGCCGCTCTCGCTCTTGTTCTCTTCCACCCTCCTGAGA GCTCCTTACTTGCCAGCAAACAGTGGCGTGCTGCAGGACGCCAACCTGTTGTTCCATGGTTTCCTGTCCTGGCCCGAGCCCTGCAGTTCTGCTGCTAAACGTCTGCTTAATGTCATCCAGCAGGAGCTCCGAGCACCAG GTATTTCATTTCAAAGACTGGTAAGGACGGAGCAGGGTATTTCCCATGAGATTCACGGCTCTAAAACCAT CACGGTACTGCTGGTGAGTCCAGATGATGATGTTCCTACAGAGGTGCAGTCTGTCTCCGAGCAGCTGAGTGCCTCCCAGCATTGCAGCAGAGACGTCACCATCACTCTGATCCTGCACAGCTTTCAGGCAGCTCTGGGCACCAAACATGACCTACAGGAGCTCCACAAAGCCCTGCAG AGTAAGCAGCCTGAGGAGCTGGACCAGATTCTGCAGTCACTGACAGAAAGCATGGAGATGGCAGCCTCTGCAGCAGATCTTGGATCAGCAAGAGAGGGAATACTCCAAAGAATGGAGAGGCTCAAAGAAAGCCTTGCTATACCTGCTCGTGCCGATGAAGGCACAGACATGG GAGCTGTTGACATTTTCACGCTGCCCTTCCCCAAATGCCACAAATGCCACTGGGAAAATGATAACTTTG ATGTTCTGAAACACATTCTTGGAGCTCAGAATGACATGGATTCATCAGACTGTTTCCTTAAAACCGGACTTGACGATGATGACAATAACGACACCAGCTTTGATGAGGAAGACGAACCGGAAGGAAACAAAGATCATCCTGAGTTTCAAAGTCATCGCATCTCCACCGCGTCCTCGTCCTCCAGGGACTCTGGCTATTCTCTGTCTTCCAGCTGGTCTGTGCCGTCTGGCTCATCGGGTGTGGAATCGGGCGAGGAGACAACACAGGAGGACATAGAGGAAAGACCAGACAGACAGCCCAAACCTAGAAAGAAACCAAAGAAGAAGTCTAGATCCCTCCTAGGcttctctttgcttttcaaGCCCTCTCGCAGTCCTAGGGTTTGCCGCCGTGTCCAGAGCATGGCCTACCACAAAGACTTTGAAAGAACTCAGTCACACCTCAAACCCTCCAAAGTTCATCCCCTTCATGAGTCCCCTGCTCCCTTGGATCCTCTTTCCCCTCAAAAGCATTTGTGCGTCCGCAGGAGACCGATCCTGAGTTGCAACGAGGAGGATCTGGTAGAAGCACCTACCCTCGTCAAGGTGGTGGTGTTTGGAGGTGACAGAGAGGCTGGAAGGCTGGCCAGAGCCTACAGCGACCTGCATCAGAAAGAGAGCAAATGTCCCCAGCTCACCAAGGTGTGCAAGCTGCAGTTTTACTTTGTTCCCACCAAAAGACAAAGTGGAAGTCCGGGAGGAGGGCACACACCAACTGAGGAGCGGATAGTAGGTTTAACCAAAACCACTACCTCTGTG GACTCAAATGGCCTTGCAGTGGACGACTGGACGACAGATATAGCTCACATGCTGGGTATAATGGATCCCTGGTATGAGCGAAATGTCCTCAGTCTGCTCAGCTTGTCCTCTGACGTGCTCTCTCAG GCGGCCTCTAAGGATGACAGCGTATCGCACAGCAACAGCGGTACGGAGCAGCTGCCCCTGCTGgctgatttggtgctttattacTGCAGACATGCAGACCAGCCTGTTCTGGTGCAGCTTTACCAGGTTGAG CTCACCCTggttggaggagagaggagaagggAAGTATTTATTCAGTCTCTGGAGCTTGGACACACGGCTGGAACCAGAGCTGTGAAGGCCATGG GTGCTGCCAGCAAAAGGTTTGGCATTGATGAGGAACGAGAGGCTGTCCCTCTAACACTAAGCCTTGCATACAACAAG GTGGCAATCAGTGGGAGGAGCCAGTGGATCAATAAAGAAATCATGTGCACATCGATTAATCttcacaaacagtggaggacaCCTCAGCAGCTCG ATTCAGCAGAGAGCCTGCAGCTCACAATGACTGAAGTCCTGAAGAGGCAGTGCTCCAAGTCCAAAAAGGGCTACAAACAG CACATCTCAGTCTCAGAAGTGAAGGTGGACAAGATGCAGGTGAATGGGAGAGATCCCGGGACGACGtttgctgtgtgtttggatCAGGATGAAAAGAAGTTTATTCAAAGTGTCACCAG GTGTGAGGTGTCTCTGTGCTGTAAGCCGGGAAGCGGTTTGGACTGGAGGACCTACCAACCGCTGCTGGGCCAAGTTCAGCCTCTGCACCCATCCTACTGCTCTATGCTCTGCCTCCCCATCACCTCTTTCTCGTCCTCGTATCCATGA